A region of Thermococcus barossii DNA encodes the following proteins:
- the glyA gene encoding serine hydroxymethyltransferase, producing MAEGYRDYRDRVLNFVEEHEKWRSHTINLIASENITSPSVTRAVASGFMHKYAEGWPRQRYYQGCKYVDEVELIGVELFTKLFGSDFADLRPISGTNANQAAFFGLTNAGDKAIVLHTSHGGHISHMPFGAAGMRGLEVHTWPFDNEEFNIDVDKAEKLIRELEPKIVVFGGSLFPFPHPVKELAPVAKEVGAYVMYDAAHVLGLIAGKQFQDPLREGADIITASTHKTFPGPQGGVIIYKRFGETEEIARLQWAIFPGVLSNHHLHHMAGKVVTAAEMLEYGEKYAAQIVKNAKALAEAMAEEGFKVIGEDKGYTESHQVIVDVSDLHPAAGGWAAPLLEEAGIILNKNLLPWDPLEKVNEPSGLRIGVQEMTRVGMMEDDMKEIARFIRRVLIDKEDPKKVERDVFYFRQNFQKVYYSFDYGLPLRE from the coding sequence ATGGCTGAAGGATACAGGGACTATCGCGATAGGGTTCTGAATTTTGTTGAGGAGCATGAGAAGTGGAGGAGCCATACCATAAACCTCATCGCGAGTGAAAACATAACCTCCCCGAGCGTTACGAGGGCCGTTGCGAGCGGCTTCATGCACAAGTACGCCGAGGGCTGGCCGAGGCAGCGCTACTACCAGGGCTGCAAGTACGTCGATGAGGTCGAGCTCATCGGCGTCGAGCTGTTCACCAAGCTCTTCGGGAGCGATTTTGCCGATCTCAGGCCGATTTCCGGAACCAACGCCAACCAGGCCGCTTTCTTCGGACTCACCAACGCGGGCGACAAGGCGATAGTTCTTCACACCAGCCACGGCGGCCATATAAGCCACATGCCCTTCGGTGCGGCGGGAATGAGAGGTTTAGAGGTCCACACCTGGCCCTTCGACAACGAGGAGTTCAACATCGACGTTGATAAGGCAGAGAAGCTCATCCGCGAACTCGAGCCCAAGATAGTCGTCTTCGGCGGCTCGCTCTTCCCGTTCCCGCATCCGGTCAAGGAGCTCGCTCCTGTTGCCAAGGAGGTTGGAGCCTACGTCATGTACGATGCCGCCCACGTCCTTGGCCTCATAGCCGGAAAGCAGTTCCAGGACCCGCTCCGCGAGGGCGCTGACATAATCACCGCTTCGACCCACAAGACCTTCCCCGGACCGCAGGGCGGTGTCATAATCTACAAGCGCTTTGGAGAGACAGAGGAGATAGCCAGGCTCCAGTGGGCCATCTTCCCGGGAGTTCTGAGCAACCACCACCTCCACCACATGGCCGGAAAGGTCGTTACTGCTGCCGAGATGCTTGAGTACGGTGAGAAGTACGCCGCTCAGATCGTCAAGAACGCGAAGGCACTGGCCGAGGCCATGGCCGAGGAGGGCTTCAAGGTCATTGGCGAGGACAAGGGCTACACCGAGAGCCACCAGGTCATCGTCGATGTTTCAGACCTCCACCCCGCTGCCGGTGGCTGGGCGGCGCCACTCCTTGAGGAGGCCGGCATAATCCTCAACAAGAACCTCCTGCCCTGGGACCCGCTTGAGAAGGTCAACGAGCCGAGCGGTCTTCGCATAGGCGTCCAGGAGATGACCCGCGTTGGAATGATGGAGGACGACATGAAAGAGATTGCCAGGTTCATTCGCCGCGTCCTTATCGACAAGGAAGACCCGAAGAAGGTCGAGCGCGATGTCTTCTACTTCAGGCAGAACTTCCAGAAGGTCTACTACTCCTTCGACTACGGACTTCCGCTCAGGGAGTGA
- a CDS encoding DNA replication complex subunit Gins51, whose translation MDIVKLRELLEAELSSPDLTELDDEFYAEFDSLIKALKLSAESSRERGEDVEERLYLAQLGIAERLMREIIKIRLHKIVDLAVEGVPYGLTSEERRIFTILRTFIEREEIPVEIPEETVEVSEEAPQREVPKKKVPREAYIIKIDLPKILDPELKEYGPFRAGDLVIIPRSLGKVLVERDAAERIRIAP comes from the coding sequence GTGGACATCGTTAAGCTCAGGGAGCTACTTGAGGCGGAGCTTTCCTCACCGGACCTTACGGAGTTAGACGACGAGTTCTACGCTGAGTTCGACAGCCTCATTAAAGCGCTTAAGCTCAGCGCGGAGAGTTCCCGTGAGAGGGGCGAGGATGTTGAGGAGAGGCTCTATCTCGCCCAGCTGGGGATAGCCGAGAGGCTCATGCGCGAGATAATCAAAATCAGACTTCATAAAATCGTTGACCTCGCCGTTGAGGGCGTCCCCTACGGCCTGACATCCGAGGAGAGACGGATTTTCACGATACTCAGGACGTTCATAGAGCGCGAGGAGATTCCAGTCGAGATTCCCGAGGAAACCGTCGAGGTGAGTGAGGAGGCCCCGCAGAGAGAGGTTCCAAAGAAGAAGGTTCCGCGGGAGGCATATATAATCAAGATCGACCTGCCGAAGATACTCGATCCCGAGCTGAAGGAGTACGGCCCGTTCAGGGCTGGGGACCTCGTCATAATCCCCCGGAGCCTCGGGAAGGTTCTCGTCGAGAGGGACGCGGCAGAGAGAATAAGGATTGCCCCGTGA
- a CDS encoding immunoglobulin-like domain-containing protein — MNRIIPVLLIVLLVPLGYYLTSTERSIADSGQEGDAGMVPIESNGIVLKLDRTSYSPRDTMVLRVINKANLNATTSYHFKLYRLENGEWKEVPVNLVFIEVAVVVEPGKSWEQRVKLSSLNLGPGHYKIVKKVSLTGPETGTATSVDVWAEFDVNG, encoded by the coding sequence GTGAACAGAATAATCCCCGTCCTTCTGATAGTCCTACTGGTTCCGCTCGGGTACTACCTCACCTCGACTGAAAGAAGCATTGCAGACAGTGGACAGGAGGGTGACGCTGGGATGGTTCCCATCGAGAGCAATGGAATAGTCCTCAAGCTTGACAGGACATCGTATTCCCCCAGAGACACGATGGTCCTGAGGGTAATAAACAAAGCCAACCTCAACGCTACCACCAGCTACCACTTCAAGCTCTACCGGCTCGAAAACGGGGAGTGGAAGGAAGTTCCTGTCAACCTAGTGTTCATAGAGGTAGCCGTTGTCGTAGAACCTGGAAAGAGCTGGGAGCAGAGGGTGAAGCTCTCCAGCCTGAACCTCGGGCCGGGTCACTACAAGATAGTGAAGAAAGTCTCCCTGACGGGCCCTGAGACAGGAACCGCCACCAGTGTCGATGTCTGGGCTGAGTTCGATGTGAATGGTTGA
- a CDS encoding aromatic amino acid transport family protein has protein sequence MPVTDGTPRRKVTTSHGRYYAERGALSRRKKLRRKAALIQLMRKRKGVAAIRTSTIRVEKAHISKNEALAILVGTQIGAGVLGLPYAASKVGLIPALGVLTGVMLLMLATAFIVLRFSAEMNGAQMSTIAQRTLGKAGGWLMYLSIFIMSFGALLAYIAGMGSVFASLFGVSDTLGAAIFWVLASFVVYRGLEASGKTELIMSYVMLALFIGVTLMLVPHAELENGLYADLSGILSITGVAIFALGCHTIIPDVYKGLGSYEETRRVIVLAFLIPTAIYAVFMAAFLLVFGMETPEIATQGLELLYGHLGRIVGNLIPLLAITTSYIGIALAQQSNSEEFVKLNRKVAWALTVIPPALLYFAGVRNFADVLAFAGDTGDMLAFIVLPVLMWLAAKLRR, from the coding sequence ATGCCAGTAACAGACGGGACTCCAAGGAGAAAGGTCACAACATCACACGGACGCTATTATGCGGAGAGGGGAGCACTTTCGAGGAGAAAAAAGCTGAGAAGAAAAGCTGCATTGATTCAGCTCATGAGGAAGCGCAAGGGCGTTGCGGCGATAAGGACGAGCACTATAAGGGTGGAGAAAGCCCACATCTCAAAGAACGAGGCGCTGGCAATACTGGTCGGAACCCAGATAGGCGCCGGCGTTCTTGGCCTCCCCTATGCGGCCAGCAAGGTCGGTCTGATTCCAGCGCTGGGAGTCCTCACAGGGGTCATGCTCCTGATGCTCGCAACGGCCTTCATAGTGTTAAGGTTCAGCGCCGAGATGAACGGGGCTCAGATGAGCACGATAGCCCAGAGAACCCTTGGAAAAGCCGGCGGCTGGCTGATGTACCTTAGCATATTCATAATGAGCTTTGGAGCACTTCTTGCATACATTGCCGGAATGGGGAGCGTCTTCGCAAGCCTCTTCGGGGTCAGCGATACCCTCGGTGCGGCCATATTCTGGGTGCTGGCTTCCTTCGTCGTCTATCGGGGCCTTGAGGCGAGCGGGAAGACCGAGCTGATAATGAGCTACGTAATGCTGGCCCTCTTCATCGGCGTAACGCTGATGCTCGTCCCCCACGCGGAGCTTGAGAACGGCCTCTACGCCGACCTATCCGGAATACTGAGCATAACCGGCGTCGCCATCTTCGCCCTCGGCTGCCACACCATAATTCCCGACGTCTACAAGGGGCTCGGAAGCTACGAGGAGACCAGAAGGGTCATCGTGCTGGCATTCCTTATCCCAACGGCCATCTATGCGGTCTTCATGGCGGCCTTCCTGCTGGTCTTTGGAATGGAGACCCCCGAGATAGCCACGCAGGGACTTGAGCTCCTCTACGGCCACCTCGGTAGAATCGTTGGCAACCTCATCCCACTCCTCGCAATAACAACGAGCTACATTGGCATAGCTCTCGCACAGCAGAGCAACAGCGAGGAGTTCGTGAAGCTGAACAGAAAAGTCGCGTGGGCTTTGACTGTGATCCCGCCGGCCCTCCTTTACTTCGCGGGCGTCAGGAACTTCGCTGACGTTTTAGCTTTCGCCGGAGACACGGGAGACATGCTGGCCTTCATAGTGCTCCCGGTACTGATGTGGCTCGCGGCGAAGCTCCGCCGCTGA
- a CDS encoding transcription factor S, with amino-acid sequence MKFCPKCGNLMLPDRKRKVWVCRSCGYEEPFDEQKDREKTVIKQKVEHKPDEGIIVVEQDLKTLPTTKVTCPKCGNDTAYWWELQTRAGDEPSTIFYKCTKCGHVWRSYE; translated from the coding sequence ATGAAGTTCTGTCCAAAGTGCGGTAACCTCATGCTTCCGGACAGGAAACGGAAGGTCTGGGTCTGCCGCTCATGTGGTTACGAGGAACCCTTCGACGAGCAGAAGGACAGGGAGAAGACCGTGATAAAGCAGAAGGTCGAACACAAGCCGGATGAGGGAATTATCGTCGTCGAGCAGGACCTCAAGACCCTGCCGACGACCAAGGTGACCTGTCCGAAGTGCGGCAACGACACTGCCTACTGGTGGGAGCTCCAGACGAGGGCCGGCGACGAGCCAAGCACGATATTCTACAAGTGCACCAAGTGCGGCCACGTCTGGAGGTCTTACGAGTGA
- a CDS encoding DNA polymerase sliding clamp, which yields MPFEIVFDGAKDFADLIATASNLIDEAAFKITEEGISMRAMDPSRVVLIDLNLPESIFSKYEVEEEETIGINMDHFKKILKRGKNKDTLILRKGEENFLEVTFEGTAKRTFKLPLIEVEELELDLPELPFTAKVVVLGEVLKEAVKDASLVSDAIKFIASESEFVMKAEGETNEVEIRLTLEDEGLLDLEVEEETKSAYGISYLADMIKGIGKADEVIIRFGNEMPLQMEYPIRDEGKLIFLLAPRVED from the coding sequence ATGCCGTTCGAGATAGTTTTTGATGGTGCCAAGGATTTCGCCGATCTTATAGCCACCGCAAGCAACCTCATTGATGAGGCTGCCTTCAAGATAACTGAGGAAGGCATAAGCATGCGTGCCATGGACCCGAGCAGGGTCGTTTTGATAGACCTCAACCTCCCGGAGAGCATCTTCTCCAAGTATGAGGTGGAGGAAGAAGAAACCATTGGAATCAACATGGACCACTTCAAGAAGATACTCAAGCGCGGCAAGAACAAGGACACACTCATCCTCAGGAAGGGTGAGGAGAACTTTCTCGAAGTCACGTTTGAAGGCACGGCCAAAAGGACCTTCAAACTCCCGCTGATTGAAGTTGAGGAGCTTGAGCTCGACCTCCCAGAGCTTCCCTTCACCGCCAAGGTCGTCGTTCTCGGAGAGGTTCTCAAGGAAGCCGTTAAGGACGCTTCCCTCGTCAGCGATGCCATAAAGTTCATTGCCAGCGAGAGCGAGTTCGTCATGAAGGCGGAGGGCGAAACCAACGAGGTCGAGATAAGGCTCACCCTTGAGGACGAAGGCTTGCTCGACCTTGAGGTTGAGGAGGAAACCAAGAGCGCCTACGGAATCAGCTACCTTGCGGACATGATAAAGGGCATCGGCAAAGCCGATGAGGTTATAATCCGCTTCGGCAACGAGATGCCCCTCCAGATGGAGTACCCGATAAGGGACGAGGGCAAGCTGATATTCCTCCTCGCTCCGCGCGTTGAGGACTGA